The proteins below are encoded in one region of Salvelinus namaycush isolate Seneca chromosome 32, SaNama_1.0, whole genome shotgun sequence:
- the LOC120027305 gene encoding protein AF1q-like yields the protein MLVKSNSEYDSFLYWRQPISAPDLSELEDLGVTNSKPTKKSKKATKKQNAALAKPRKQQEAQEAELSEYTTFNYWREPIPSIDLLDFKLLL from the coding sequence ATGCTGGTGAAATCAAACAGTGAGTATGACTCCTTCCTCTACTGGAGACAGCCCATCTCAGCCCCGGACCTGTCCGAGCTGGAAGACCTGGGTGTGACCAACAGCAAGCCAACCAAGAAGAGCAAGAAGGCCACCAAGAAACAGAATGCTGCCTTAGCCAAGCCAAGGAAGCAGCAAGAGGCACAGGAGGCTGAATTGTCAGAGTACACCACCTTCAACTACTGGAGAGAGCCTATCCCCAGCATCGACCTCCTCGACTTCAAACTGCTTCTGTGA